The genome window TTGCGAGACATGTGGCAGGAAACACAATCTACATTTTCTGGATGGTGGGTCTTCACAAATGTCGCGCCGCTGGCGGTTGCGCTTCCGCTTGCTCCATGACATTGGAGGCAGCGCGCCCGGTAGAATGCGATCCTCTCCGGCTGGCTCAACGTGTCCGTTGTACCATGCGGATCGTGGCAACTGGTGCATGTCAGCTTGTCTCCTGCGCCACGCTTACACGCGCTTTGCAACAGGGCTTCCCACTGGCTTGTGGCGCGTCCACCTGAGCCTGCTTCAGCTTTGTGAACGAAGAAACTCGCGTAGTCAAAGATGCTTTCTCCTGGATGAAAATCCACCAGGCGTCTGCCTTGATGAACTATGGCTGCCTGCCCCTCCAGATGACAGTTCAGGCAAATCGAATCCCGCTGCGCAGGTTTCAACTCGTTCAGATTTGTCATTGCCTGTTTTCCGCGCGAAGCTATATGCGATTCGGAGTTGCCGTGACATGCTTCGCACGTGATCCCGCCATGAAGGAATGGCACACTCGCATATTTGTTTCGCGCTTGCGGCAACGATGGTTGCGCCGATGAAGCATGGCAGCGCAGGCATCCAGGATCAACCGGAAGAGTCAACGGCATTTCGCTTGCAGTCAGATAATTGGGAGCCATGTCCCAGACCTGCTTCTTCGCGTACCAGTTAATAGGAATCTCGAACCAGTAACCCTCGTCCTCGAAGAGATACGTTCGACCACGTTTGCCGGAGCCGAGAAAATACTTCAGCTCTCGTCGCCCTTGTAGTGCTTGCCCTGTCGAACCAGTTGTCGTGTCTCTCTCAAATGAGAGCCAGACACGCCTATCTTCTTCTGAGATTCGGTACGAGATGCCGGAGGCCGGATGCGTAAAACTCGCGGGCATAAAGCCATCTATCGCGAGTCCGCTGGCACGGGCCATCGGCGTAGTGCGATAGCGCTTGTAGATAGCCTGATGGCATTTGGCGCATGCCGCATTGGGATCGGTCAGTTGAAACGTCGCCGCATCGGATGAGATTTTGCCTGCGGAAACTGCCGAGGGCCAACCCATCGCGAGACAGGTTATCGCTATTCCGAGAAGAACAAATCCGAAGTGTTTTTTTGAGAACAGGGTCTACTCCACGCGCTCTCGCTGCCATCCATACCGTATATCTATAACCCTTCTTCCTGCATCAGCTTTTCTTCTTTTCTCCAAACGAGTCTGTCTTCAATATCTTCCCGCCTTCCTGGATGACAAACAGCTTGTTCACCTCAAGATCCTTCAATATATCTACAGCTCCAGACGGCCACCTAATCTCCAGCACATCGACTTTCCTCGCCTGATCCAAACCAAAATGCACACGGAGATCGTTCTGCGAATAGTAACTTCCACCGGAGCGCACTTCATCTATCTGGACCATCGGCTTCGTTGCCTTTGGGTCAGTCTGCGCAGTCACCATGAGTCGCGCGCCAATACCTGCACGATTGCTCTTCGTCCCTACTGTGCGCACCTTGATCCAGTTGCGATTCCGAGTGGTGTCGTCCGTCCAATTGCAGCGCAGTAGCTGCGGACTGCTGTTGACGCAGTTCACCACCACATCCATGCGCCCGTCGTTGTCATAATCGCCAAAGGCGCAACCACGTGCAGCCGCTGCATCGGTTATGCCGCTTCCTCCAAGTTTCGTTACTTCTTCGAACTGACCATTTCTCAGGTTGCGATAGAGATACTTGTGTTCGGCATAAGGAGCATCGATGTGCGTTCCATCTACCTCTGGATAGACGTGTCCATTGGAGATCAAAATGTCAGGCCAGCCATCGTTATCCATATCGAGAAAGCCGACGCCCCATCCAAGATAGCGTGTGTTGATTCCAAGGCCGGATAGATAAGTATGATCTTCAAACGTTCCATCGCCTAAGTTGAGATACAACGAATCGGTATCTCCGGCGAAGTTGGTTTTGACGATATCCAGGAGTCCGTCGCGATTGAAATCTCCAAGCGATACGCCCATGCCCGCTTGCGGCTTGCCATCGGGAGAGTATGCAATTCCGGCTTCAATTGCTACATCCTTGAATGTGCCGTCTTTTTGATTTTGATAATAGGTGGCGGCAGTTGAATCGTTCGCGACATAAATATCCGGCCAGCCATCGTTGTCGAT of Acidicapsa ligni contains these proteins:
- a CDS encoding multiheme c-type cytochrome, which translates into the protein MGWPSAVSAGKISSDAATFQLTDPNAACAKCHQAIYKRYRTTPMARASGLAIDGFMPASFTHPASGISYRISEEDRRVWLSFERDTTTGSTGQALQGRRELKYFLGSGKRGRTYLFEDEGYWFEIPINWYAKKQVWDMAPNYLTASEMPLTLPVDPGCLRCHASSAQPSLPQARNKYASVPFLHGGITCEACHGNSESHIASRGKQAMTNLNELKPAQRDSICLNCHLEGQAAIVHQGRRLVDFHPGESIFDYASFFVHKAEAGSGGRATSQWEALLQSACKRGAGDKLTCTSCHDPHGTTDTLSQPERIAFYRARCLQCHGASGSATASGATFVKTHHPENVDCVSCHMSRNTSNDIAHEQVTDHRILRIAASGYVPPAKTGPLVAVGATMLGSEVSERDLGLAYAQMAAGGDRDAATRAHELLQSAEKHPEADTDHELHDQLGFLDQLAANNDAAGREYGLALKADADDAFAAGNLALLKAGEKKYGTAIDLWQQAFQDDPVELRAGMNLAIVECGVGQREAALRTLNRILQFSPDHESAKVLLREIQSGRRSCSKP
- a CDS encoding CRTAC1 family protein, whose product is MARPGYEAQAKAAPGGLNSPIAGTPLGLSFVDVAKESGLTTKTIYGGEHKNKYLLETTGCGVAFFDYDHDDWLDIFLVNGWRLEGFPKGQEPVCHLFKNNRDGTFTDVTAKSGLGRSGWGQGCCVGDYNNDGWNDLFISYYGQNALYKNNGNGTFTDVTKEAGLLQSKLRWNSGCAFLDYDKDGHLDLFVGNYIDFDLKTAPLPEDAGCAYKGITVACGPPGLEGGKNLLYHNNGDGTFTDVSQKAGMWDTIGTYALSVAVGDIDNDGWPDIYVANDSTAATYYQNQKDGTFKDVAIEAGIAYSPDGKPQAGMGVSLGDFNRDGLLDIVKTNFAGDTDSLYLNLGDGTFEDHTYLSGLGINTRYLGWGVGFLDMDNDGWPDILISNGHVYPEVDGTHIDAPYAEHKYLYRNLRNGQFEEVTKLGGSGITDAAAARGCAFGDYDNDGRMDVVVNCVNSSPQLLRCNWTDDTTRNRNWIKVRTVGTKSNRAGIGARLMVTAQTDPKATKPMVQIDEVRSGGSYYSQNDLRVHFGLDQARKVDVLEIRWPSGAVDILKDLEVNKLFVIQEGGKILKTDSFGEKKKS